A part of Chloroflexota bacterium genomic DNA contains:
- a CDS encoding RNA methyltransferase — MAEFISSPNNPKIKLARALQTHTRGRQSDQAFIAEGVRLVEEAASVGWPVEFILFDETLSERGQALIDEFAARGSRDIIEIPPRLMAEISGTETPQGILAVLKLEALPLPKEPTFLILADQVRDPGNMGTLLRTAEAAGADGVILTPGTVNAFAPKVLRAGMGAHFHLPVHALPWQEINPLLKDFPVFLATADGSLPIWEADFTQPCVLLLGGEAFGATPMGEALATDRVFIPMPGRAESLNAAMAGGILIAEVLRQRYSKKAV; from the coding sequence GTGGCAGAATTTATCTCCTCCCCCAATAACCCAAAAATCAAACTGGCCCGCGCCCTGCAAACCCACACCCGCGGCAGACAAAGTGACCAGGCATTCATCGCTGAAGGCGTGCGCCTGGTGGAAGAGGCCGCCTCAGTGGGTTGGCCCGTTGAATTCATCCTTTTCGATGAGACCCTTTCCGAACGCGGTCAGGCCTTGATCGACGAATTTGCCGCCCGGGGGAGTAGAGATATTATCGAAATTCCTCCCAGATTGATGGCTGAGATCAGCGGCACTGAGACTCCCCAGGGCATTTTGGCCGTTCTGAAACTCGAAGCCCTGCCCCTGCCTAAAGAGCCCACCTTCCTGATCCTGGCAGACCAGGTTCGGGACCCCGGTAACATGGGTACCCTCCTGCGCACAGCCGAGGCCGCCGGCGCGGATGGCGTGATTCTCACACCAGGCACCGTGAACGCCTTTGCGCCTAAAGTGCTCCGGGCGGGCATGGGCGCCCACTTCCACCTACCCGTTCACGCCCTCCCCTGGCAGGAGATCAACCCTTTGCTCAAAGACTTCCCCGTTTTCCTGGCCACTGCCGATGGCAGCCTCCCCATTTGGGAAGCGGATTTCACACAACCTTGTGTCCTGCTGTTGGGCGGTGAGGCCTTTGGCGCGACCCCTATGGGTGAAGCTTTGGCTACGGACCGAGTCTTCATTCCTATGCCCGGACGGGCCGAATCACTCAATGCCGCCATGGCGGGAGGCATCCTGATCGCTGAAGTCCTTCGCCAACGTTATTCAAAGAAAGCAGTCTGA
- a CDS encoding MFS transporter, translated as MEITEQTNTIPQAIKKRPRILSNTLIVFMIAMVFANIASEMYVTMLPLYLKHLGADVVQIGLFFTLSQIVPLVLQVLGGWVSDTIGRLRSVAIGSVIGLGAFISPIFVPTWQWLYLSETLNALTRSLIGPSFGAFIAEETAEENRGKVYGITDTIYTVVTVIGPPLAGWLADTYGFRLMLTVAASIYVCATTIRLILAKVAGKRRKVEKGEKLSFESLKINSKTIFGLAIAGGLLTWLLLTDGVRDIAFSLSFNLMPLYLEDIGGMSLQQIGWLASFFGIASMITTIPAGWFSDKVGERIAIALGFFLEFVAMLLLIKVDGFVGYAMVWAVFGVAVGLMSPAYQSLLSKALPERLRGTGFGLIHASLGIFSLPAPAIGSFLWKSISPQAPFYITAIFALVTVIPAFLKFKLDKRDLERVAAANGDTPDGD; from the coding sequence ATGGAAATCACAGAACAAACAAACACAATCCCGCAGGCTATCAAAAAACGCCCGCGGATACTATCCAACACATTGATCGTGTTTATGATCGCTATGGTCTTCGCGAACATCGCCTCGGAAATGTATGTGACCATGCTGCCACTCTACTTGAAACACCTTGGGGCGGATGTGGTCCAGATCGGGCTCTTCTTCACACTTTCACAGATTGTCCCGCTGGTGCTGCAAGTGTTGGGTGGCTGGGTCTCCGATACCATCGGCAGGCTCCGCAGCGTCGCCATCGGCAGTGTGATCGGCCTCGGTGCTTTCATCAGCCCCATCTTTGTGCCGACCTGGCAGTGGCTCTATCTTTCAGAGACGCTCAACGCCCTCACCCGCTCACTGATCGGCCCGAGTTTCGGCGCATTCATCGCTGAGGAGACCGCGGAGGAAAACCGCGGCAAGGTCTATGGCATCACCGACACAATCTATACCGTCGTTACCGTCATTGGCCCACCGCTAGCCGGCTGGCTGGCGGATACCTACGGGTTCAGGCTGATGCTCACAGTGGCTGCTAGCATTTATGTCTGCGCCACAACCATCCGCCTGATCCTGGCAAAAGTGGCCGGGAAACGCCGCAAGGTTGAGAAGGGCGAGAAATTATCCTTCGAATCCTTGAAGATCAATTCCAAGACCATTTTTGGTCTGGCAATTGCCGGTGGCCTGCTCACCTGGCTGCTGCTGACCGATGGCGTCCGGGACATCGCTTTTTCATTGTCCTTCAACCTGATGCCGCTTTATCTGGAAGATATCGGTGGGATGAGTCTGCAGCAAATTGGCTGGCTGGCTTCCTTCTTTGGCATTGCGTCAATGATAACCACCATCCCGGCCGGTTGGTTCTCCGACAAGGTAGGCGAACGGATCGCCATTGCGTTGGGCTTCTTCCTTGAATTTGTGGCCATGCTGCTGCTGATCAAAGTCGATGGTTTTGTTGGTTATGCCATGGTTTGGGCCGTGTTTGGTGTGGCAGTGGGCCTTATGTCACCCGCCTATCAATCACTCCTGAGCAAGGCATTGCCGGAAAGACTGCGGGGAACAGGCTTCGGCCTGATCCATGCCAGCCTGGGTATTTTCTCATTGCCCGCCCCTGCGATTGGGTCCTTCCTTTGGAAGTCCATCTCACCGCAGGCCCCCTTCTATATCACTGCGATCTTCGCCTTGGTCACCGTGATTCCGGCTTTCCTGAAATTCAAGCTGGATAAACGGGACCTGGAAAGAGTAGCAGCAGCCAACGGTGACACACCAGATGGCGATTAA
- a CDS encoding LysM peptidoglycan-binding domain-containing protein, giving the protein MQKALKRTLIPLLALILLLVAPSRMVQAQSGAGMFTPFNLKAILSDNAVSDDPNNEEDTTIIAQETEPVIYPVTTATPNEDGIIIHKVKYGETLWDISQAYGVPIETILANSNISLETTAVYEGQTLIIQKATVPTATATPTPTEDPGTPTPTQPRATMTPYPTQTPAPTQEPTRGPSIITQALSNGKSFGIGLVAVCVVGLGALLYFGFLKKS; this is encoded by the coding sequence ATGCAAAAAGCGCTAAAACGAACTCTCATTCCCCTATTGGCCCTCATCCTGCTCCTTGTAGCGCCTTCTCGCATGGTGCAGGCTCAGTCCGGTGCGGGTATGTTCACCCCTTTCAACCTGAAAGCCATCCTCTCCGATAACGCCGTTTCAGATGACCCCAATAACGAGGAAGATACGACGATTATCGCTCAGGAGACTGAACCTGTGATCTATCCTGTGACAACCGCTACACCCAATGAAGATGGGATCATCATCCACAAAGTGAAATACGGCGAGACGCTCTGGGACATTTCGCAGGCTTATGGGGTTCCAATTGAGACCATCCTGGCCAACAGCAACATCAGCCTTGAAACGACTGCCGTGTATGAAGGGCAGACGCTGATTATCCAAAAAGCCACAGTCCCCACCGCCACGGCAACCCCCACCCCAACTGAGGACCCTGGCACCCCGACACCCACCCAGCCGCGGGCCACAATGACCCCCTATCCCACACAAACTCCAGCGCCTACCCAAGAGCCGACCCGCGGGCCTTCCATCATCACCCAGGCCCTGAGCAATGGTAAAAGTTTCGGAATTGGCCTGGTGGCGGTCTGTGTCGTGGGTTTGGGCGCATTGCTCTATTTCGGATTTCTTAAAAAGTCTTGA
- a CDS encoding GNAT family N-acetyltransferase — protein MKAEEIHIENPPAIEGLKFRHFAGKSDYPKMLTILEKASEADDDDFASTLEDLEHDYSHLTNCDPKEDMILAEVNGETVAYGRVSWHLIDKNKNRIYSQFIKIIAEWRYMGIEQAMMGWNEKRLQIIAAEHPNDGKRFYQTYSLENKAELNAILKDMGYEPTRYFFEMNRPLDEIPEAVLPEGIVVRPAKESDYRKIWDASIEAFRDHWGFSQPEEEDYISYSTSRYFQPDLWQVAWDGDEVVASVLNYIDEEYNKKFNKKCGWTEEISTRREWRRKGIASALIARSMKMLKDLGMTTVALGVDTENPSGALQLYEGLGYEKIRTMITFRKEMNA, from the coding sequence ATGAAAGCAGAAGAAATCCATATAGAAAATCCCCCCGCCATTGAAGGGCTCAAGTTCCGCCACTTTGCAGGGAAATCAGACTATCCCAAAATGCTGACAATCCTGGAAAAAGCCTCTGAAGCCGATGATGACGATTTCGCATCAACCCTTGAGGACCTGGAACACGATTACAGCCACCTGACCAATTGTGACCCCAAGGAAGATATGATCCTGGCAGAGGTCAACGGTGAGACGGTCGCTTATGGCCGGGTCAGCTGGCATTTAATTGATAAAAACAAGAACAGGATTTATTCCCAATTTATCAAAATCATCGCGGAATGGCGCTATATGGGCATTGAACAAGCCATGATGGGCTGGAACGAGAAGCGCCTGCAGATAATCGCCGCAGAACATCCCAATGATGGTAAGAGGTTCTATCAGACCTACAGCCTGGAAAACAAGGCTGAACTGAATGCCATTCTGAAGGACATGGGTTATGAACCAACCCGCTATTTCTTTGAAATGAATCGTCCTCTGGATGAAATCCCCGAGGCTGTCCTGCCTGAAGGCATTGTGGTCCGCCCTGCCAAAGAAAGTGACTACCGCAAGATTTGGGATGCCTCAATTGAGGCTTTCCGGGATCACTGGGGTTTTTCACAGCCAGAAGAGGAGGATTATATATCCTATAGCACCTCCCGCTACTTCCAGCCCGACCTCTGGCAGGTCGCCTGGGATGGTGACGAGGTGGTTGCCAGCGTGCTGAATTATATTGATGAGGAATACAACAAAAAGTTCAATAAGAAATGCGGCTGGACGGAAGAGATCTCCACCCGCCGGGAATGGCGACGAAAAGGCATTGCCAGTGCGCTGATCGCTCGCAGCATGAAGATGCTCAAAGACCTCGGTATGACCACAGTCGCCCTGGGCGTGGATACAGAAAATCCTAGTGGCGCGCTGCAGCTATATGAAGGCCTCGGATATGAAAAGATCCGAACCATGATCACTTTCCGTAAGGAAATGAACGCCTAA
- a CDS encoding DUF711 family protein: protein MRIRSITVFLHPHWPISELALQKAGIFAQHAQKVLQDAGYEVQTIRLATPAWHTWLVPEDYAQMVTTLGFLAHAEGFEYISLGPATTEKLESYAVIPELLPKSSNAFFSGHLTTPEGQISLPAVKACAQVIHQSAPVEKNGFANLRFAALANVPPWAPFFPAAYHEGKAPAFALAIEGADLAVEAFDNASSLAEARSELIDTIQRHAAILEGKCNELASMFQFEFKGLDFTLAPFPGEKASIGGALENLGLPAFGLSGSLAASAFLTDTLDRVTFKRIGFNGLMLPLLEDSTLAERGADGSLSLTDLLLFSSVCGTGLDTIPLPGDTSLEQLQAILLDLAALALRLNKPLTARLMPIPGKQAGDPTGFAFEYFANSKVLKVPARPLSGLLNGNENLEIKPRQR from the coding sequence ATGCGCATCCGCTCCATCACCGTTTTCCTCCATCCCCACTGGCCAATCTCCGAACTGGCCCTCCAAAAGGCCGGAATCTTCGCCCAACATGCCCAGAAAGTCCTGCAGGATGCCGGTTATGAGGTCCAGACCATTCGGCTGGCAACCCCTGCCTGGCACACGTGGCTAGTGCCCGAAGATTACGCCCAAATGGTCACCACGCTGGGCTTTCTGGCCCATGCGGAAGGCTTTGAATACATCTCCCTCGGACCGGCCACAACGGAAAAGCTGGAAAGCTATGCTGTCATTCCCGAGTTACTCCCCAAGTCCAGCAACGCCTTTTTCAGCGGTCATCTGACCACCCCTGAGGGTCAAATCAGCCTGCCCGCCGTCAAAGCCTGTGCACAGGTGATCCACCAATCTGCACCGGTGGAAAAGAACGGCTTTGCCAATCTGCGTTTTGCCGCCCTGGCGAATGTCCCACCTTGGGCGCCCTTCTTCCCAGCGGCTTATCACGAAGGTAAAGCACCAGCGTTCGCCTTGGCCATAGAAGGCGCAGACCTGGCTGTGGAAGCATTTGATAATGCTTCCTCCCTGGCTGAGGCCCGATCCGAACTGATCGACACCATTCAGAGGCACGCAGCCATTCTGGAAGGTAAATGCAACGAACTGGCATCCATGTTCCAATTTGAATTCAAAGGGTTGGATTTCACCCTCGCGCCCTTCCCCGGGGAAAAAGCATCCATCGGCGGTGCGCTGGAAAACCTGGGACTGCCTGCCTTTGGGCTTTCCGGCAGCCTGGCGGCATCCGCCTTTCTGACGGACACGCTGGACCGTGTGACCTTTAAGCGTATCGGCTTCAACGGCCTGATGCTCCCCCTGCTGGAGGACAGCACCCTGGCTGAACGCGGTGCGGATGGTTCATTGTCCCTCACGGATTTGCTGCTCTTTTCATCCGTTTGTGGCACGGGGCTGGATACGATCCCCCTGCCCGGTGACACCTCTTTGGAACAGCTTCAGGCCATCCTGCTGGACCTGGCTGCCCTGGCGCTCAGGCTCAACAAACCCCTCACCGCCCGGCTGATGCCGATCCCCGGCAAACAGGCTGGCGACCCAACCGGATTCGCCTTTGAGTATTTCGCCAACAGCAAGGTGCTGAAGGTTCCCGCTCGCCCCCTCAGCGGTCTGCTGAATGGGAACGAGAACTTGGAAATCAAACCCAGACAGCGGTAA
- a CDS encoding GNAT family N-acetyltransferase produces MTLTKIRPFTLNDAQDVVDLFNAHSQFLYGADDTDFDEMMIDWTRPGVNLDDLARVVENQQGEIIGYIEVWDISKPHVTKYAWGCLHPDAWDEDVFRAMMSWAEKRGRERIDLAPEGTRVILSQGMSNLDINKKRALEAYGYENVRNFFRMVIELDQTPPQPQIPEGLTIVPIDLDNELRQAVEALEEGFSDHWGHVPRSIDEQMEQWQHHIEQSKDFDPSVWFLVKDGDEIAGVCRCSNKTTEDPDMAWVNQLCVLRSWRRRGLGMAMLQHAFGEFYRRGKQRVGLAVDATSLTNATRLYEKAGMHVNRQFDTYTFELRPGKDITTS; encoded by the coding sequence ATGACATTGACGAAAATCCGTCCCTTTACACTTAATGACGCCCAGGACGTTGTAGATCTTTTTAACGCCCATTCACAGTTCCTATATGGCGCTGATGACACCGATTTTGACGAAATGATGATCGATTGGACCAGGCCGGGCGTCAATTTGGATGACTTGGCCCGGGTGGTTGAAAACCAACAAGGCGAAATCATTGGCTACATAGAGGTTTGGGATATCTCCAAACCCCATGTGACCAAATATGCCTGGGGCTGCCTGCATCCTGATGCCTGGGATGAGGATGTCTTCCGGGCCATGATGAGTTGGGCTGAAAAACGCGGCCGTGAGCGGATTGATCTGGCGCCGGAAGGCACCCGGGTCATCCTGAGTCAGGGCATGTCTAATCTCGACATCAACAAGAAACGAGCTCTGGAAGCCTACGGATACGAAAACGTCCGCAATTTCTTCCGGATGGTGATTGAGCTGGACCAAACGCCTCCTCAGCCCCAGATTCCGGAAGGTCTGACCATTGTTCCGATCGACCTGGATAATGAGCTCCGACAAGCTGTGGAGGCCTTGGAAGAAGGCTTCTCCGATCACTGGGGCCACGTCCCGCGGTCGATTGATGAACAAATGGAACAGTGGCAGCACCATATCGAACAGTCCAAGGACTTTGATCCATCGGTCTGGTTCCTGGTCAAAGACGGTGACGAGATCGCCGGTGTCTGCCGCTGCTCCAACAAGACCACGGAAGATCCGGACATGGCCTGGGTGAACCAGCTTTGTGTCCTCAGGTCCTGGCGGCGTCGGGGTCTGGGCATGGCAATGCTCCAACATGCCTTCGGTGAGTTCTATCGCCGAGGAAAGCAGCGAGTCGGCCTCGCTGTGGATGCCACCAGTCTGACGAATGCCACCCGCCTTTATGAAAAGGCCGGCATGCATGTGAACCGCCAATTCGATACTTACACCTTTGAACTCCGTCCCGGAAAGGACATAACAACTTCCTGA
- a CDS encoding SurA N-terminal domain-containing protein, whose product MSLTKKDLRKIIIGLVLVAMLISACTRNNPTEEVTATLALTSTPSEPTPTPVPAAAIVNGESVPLAWYESELQRYLVAQEAAGTPVTDQAAAGETVLNGLINQYLLAQGAQEAGFSVTDQEVQARIDALAEKVDLAAWMAQWGYSDTDLFNMLKLEILAALERDQIAATIPETMEQVEIRQVFAYTAAGAQSARTSLASGSDFEDVAYTYDPTTGGYLGWVPRGYLLIPAVEEVAFSLPVGSYSDIIESEVGYHIVMVLDRGEHALSSDARLTLQRNAVAAWLADKLATSLIDVVVN is encoded by the coding sequence ATGTCATTGACCAAAAAAGACCTAAGAAAGATTATCATTGGGTTGGTACTGGTTGCGATGCTGATCTCCGCCTGCACCCGAAACAACCCGACTGAAGAAGTTACGGCAACCCTTGCCTTAACCTCAACCCCCTCAGAGCCCACACCGACCCCCGTGCCCGCAGCAGCCATTGTCAATGGCGAAAGTGTCCCGCTGGCCTGGTATGAGAGTGAGTTACAGCGCTATCTTGTTGCTCAGGAGGCCGCAGGCACCCCGGTGACCGATCAGGCCGCCGCCGGGGAGACAGTTTTGAACGGATTGATCAATCAGTACCTTCTGGCGCAAGGCGCACAGGAAGCCGGCTTTTCCGTCACGGATCAGGAAGTGCAGGCTCGGATTGATGCCCTGGCAGAGAAAGTGGATTTAGCTGCCTGGATGGCGCAATGGGGATATTCGGACACTGATTTGTTCAATATGCTCAAATTGGAGATCCTGGCCGCCCTCGAGAGGGACCAAATCGCAGCTACTATCCCTGAAACTATGGAACAGGTTGAGATCCGTCAGGTCTTTGCCTATACCGCAGCAGGTGCTCAATCTGCCAGGACCAGCCTGGCTTCGGGCAGTGATTTTGAAGATGTGGCCTATACCTATGACCCCACCACCGGCGGCTATCTGGGTTGGGTGCCGAGAGGTTACCTTTTGATCCCAGCCGTTGAAGAGGTTGCGTTTTCCCTCCCTGTGGGCAGCTATTCAGATATTATCGAATCGGAAGTTGGCTATCATATCGTGATGGTGCTGGATAGGGGTGAGCACGCCCTGAGCAGCGATGCCCGTCTGACCCTCCAGCGAAACGCCGTGGCCGCCTGGCTGGCAGATAAACTTGCTACCAGTTTGATTGATGTTGTGGTTAATTAA
- a CDS encoding metalloregulator ArsR/SmtB family transcription factor has translation MDEQLETLLAFFKALADATRLKIVGLLAQKESSVEELAAMLEVSPSTVSHHLSKLAEIGLVSARADSYYNVYSLQTDVLEGMAQKLLSAQTLPAMTQDVDRKAYDRQVLDTYLAENGTLTKIPGNRRKLDVVLNYIAEKFEFDRVYTEKEINAVIGALNSDISGLRRDLISSNLLARKKDGSAYWRVRQ, from the coding sequence ATGGATGAACAACTGGAGACTCTCTTAGCTTTCTTCAAAGCCCTGGCGGATGCCACCCGTTTGAAGATCGTGGGTTTACTTGCCCAAAAGGAATCGAGCGTGGAAGAACTGGCCGCGATGCTGGAGGTCAGCCCCTCCACTGTTTCTCATCACCTCTCGAAACTGGCGGAGATTGGGTTGGTCTCGGCTCGGGCGGATAGCTACTACAATGTCTATTCTCTGCAAACGGATGTCCTGGAGGGGATGGCACAAAAGCTGCTCTCGGCGCAGACGCTGCCTGCCATGACACAGGACGTGGACCGAAAGGCTTATGACCGCCAGGTACTCGACACCTATCTGGCAGAAAATGGCACGCTGACCAAGATCCCTGGCAACCGGCGAAAGCTGGATGTTGTGCTAAATTACATTGCGGAGAAATTTGAGTTTGACCGGGTATATACTGAGAAGGAGATCAATGCAGTGATTGGCGCGCTGAACTCGGATATCTCCGGGCTGCGGCGGGACCTGATCTCCAGTAATCTTCTGGCCCGTAAAAAAGATGGCTCTGCCTATTGGCGGGTCAGGCAATAA
- a CDS encoding metallophosphoesterase family protein has protein sequence MKEFDMEPSQGDPICFGVIADTHIPDRVKSLPEGILAAFRDAGVAGILHAGDVSSWQVIETLEKIAPVKVVQGNRDWFFGMKLPMSATFKANGIEITLAHGHRTMFHYMVDKWAYITRGYLFKRYYDHLAVDFPTADVIIFGHTHHQTSLWVENRLFFNPGAAYPCPHNRFTPEFGFLTVLPDGTIQTECRQLEE, from the coding sequence ATGAAAGAATTCGACATGGAGCCATCCCAGGGCGATCCGATCTGCTTCGGCGTGATCGCCGACACCCATATCCCCGACCGCGTCAAATCCCTCCCGGAAGGGATTCTGGCAGCGTTCAGGGACGCCGGGGTGGCTGGCATCCTGCATGCCGGCGACGTCTCATCCTGGCAGGTCATCGAAACGCTGGAGAAAATCGCCCCCGTCAAGGTGGTGCAGGGCAATCGGGATTGGTTCTTCGGGATGAAGTTACCCATGTCCGCCACATTTAAAGCCAATGGCATTGAAATCACCCTCGCCCACGGGCACCGGACGATGTTCCATTACATGGTGGATAAATGGGCCTACATCACCCGCGGTTATCTCTTCAAACGCTACTACGATCACCTCGCGGTGGATTTTCCCACTGCCGATGTGATCATCTTTGGTCACACCCATCATCAGACCTCCCTCTGGGTGGAAAACCGACTGTTTTTCAATCCCGGTGCAGCTTATCCCTGCCCGCATAACCGCTTCACACCGGAATTCGGCTTTCTCACGGTCTTGCCCGATGGCACGATTCAGACTGAATGTCGCCAGCTTGAAGAGTGA
- the groES gene encoding co-chaperone GroES has protein sequence MAISIKPLGNRVVVEPIAEEEITAGGIVLPETAKEKPQKGTVLAVGPGERNDKGEYMALDVKEGDTVLFAKYSGTEIKYDGKKLLIMREADILAKL, from the coding sequence ATGGCAATCTCAATCAAACCTTTGGGCAACCGTGTCGTGGTTGAACCCATTGCGGAAGAAGAAATCACAGCTGGAGGTATTGTGCTTCCTGAAACCGCTAAAGAAAAACCGCAGAAGGGCACCGTCCTGGCTGTCGGCCCCGGCGAGCGCAACGATAAAGGCGAATATATGGCCTTGGATGTCAAAGAAGGCGACACAGTCCTTTTTGCGAAATATTCTGGGACTGAGATCAAATATGACGGCAAGAAATTGCTGATCATGCGCGAAGCTGATATCCTCGCGAAACTGTAA
- the groL gene encoding chaperonin GroEL (60 kDa chaperone family; promotes refolding of misfolded polypeptides especially under stressful conditions; forms two stacked rings of heptamers to form a barrel-shaped 14mer; ends can be capped by GroES; misfolded proteins enter the barrel where they are refolded when GroES binds) — translation MAKQLLFAEEARRALKSGIDIVVKSVATTLGPKGRNVALDRKFGSPTITHDGVTVAKEIELEDPFENMGAQLLKEAATKTNDIAGDGTTTSTVLAHAIVTEGLKNLAAGANPMLLKRGIESAAKAVSDEIVNQAIDITTKEEIANVATISAQDREIGELIAEVMDKVGKDGVITVEESRGLEFETEYVEGMQFDRGYISPYFITDPDHMQAEIEEPYILVYDKKISAASDIVPLLEKLVQVGKRELLIIAEDIDGEALATLVLNKLRGMLNVLAVKAPGFGDRRKAMLQDIAILSGATVISEETGRKLETVTIEDLGKAEKVQSDKDDTTIIGGDGDSAAIKGRIEQIRVEIENTTSDYDREKLQERLAKLSGGVAIIRVGAATETELKEKKHRVEDALSATRAAVEEGIVPGGGVALINAMKALDDLKMDNADAQLGVKIVRNALEVPMRKIAENAGQDGSVIVSNVRQRQVEAKSNQIGFNVLTEEYINMVEGGVIDPAKVTRGALDNAASIAAMILTTEALITDIPEKEPQMPAGGPGMGGMGGF, via the coding sequence ATGGCTAAACAATTATTGTTTGCTGAAGAAGCACGACGTGCACTGAAGAGCGGAATTGATATTGTTGTCAAATCCGTTGCTACCACCCTCGGCCCAAAAGGCCGCAATGTGGCTCTTGATCGCAAATTTGGCTCCCCCACCATCACCCATGACGGTGTGACCGTTGCCAAGGAAATTGAACTGGAAGATCCCTTTGAGAATATGGGCGCTCAGCTCCTCAAAGAAGCTGCCACCAAGACCAACGATATCGCTGGTGATGGCACCACCACTTCCACCGTTTTGGCGCATGCCATCGTGACCGAAGGCCTCAAGAACCTGGCCGCCGGCGCCAACCCCATGCTGCTCAAGCGTGGTATTGAATCCGCTGCCAAAGCTGTTTCCGATGAGATCGTCAACCAGGCCATCGACATCACCACCAAGGAAGAAATCGCCAACGTGGCCACCATTTCCGCACAGGATCGCGAAATTGGTGAGTTAATCGCTGAGGTTATGGACAAAGTCGGTAAAGACGGCGTTATCACTGTTGAAGAATCCCGCGGCCTCGAATTTGAAACTGAATACGTTGAAGGTATGCAGTTTGACCGTGGTTACATTTCCCCTTATTTCATCACCGATCCAGATCATATGCAGGCTGAGATCGAAGAACCCTATATCCTTGTTTATGACAAGAAGATTTCCGCTGCTTCCGACATCGTTCCCCTGTTGGAGAAACTGGTACAGGTTGGCAAGCGTGAACTCCTGATCATTGCTGAGGATATCGATGGTGAAGCTCTGGCGACCCTCGTTCTTAACAAGCTGCGTGGCATGCTGAACGTCCTGGCCGTCAAGGCTCCGGGATTTGGTGACCGCCGCAAGGCTATGCTCCAGGATATCGCTATCCTGTCCGGTGCAACCGTTATCTCCGAAGAGACCGGCCGCAAACTCGAAACCGTCACCATTGAAGACCTCGGTAAGGCCGAGAAAGTTCAGAGTGACAAAGACGACACCACCATCATCGGCGGTGACGGCGATTCCGCTGCCATCAAAGGCCGGATCGAACAAATTCGGGTCGAAATCGAAAACACCACCAGCGACTATGACCGTGAGAAACTCCAGGAACGCCTGGCGAAACTCTCAGGTGGTGTGGCCATCATTCGTGTTGGTGCTGCAACCGAGACCGAACTGAAAGAAAAGAAACATCGTGTGGAAGATGCTCTCTCGGCAACCCGTGCTGCGGTTGAAGAAGGTATCGTCCCCGGTGGTGGTGTGGCCCTGATCAACGCCATGAAGGCCCTTGATGACCTGAAGATGGACAACGCCGACGCACAACTCGGTGTCAAGATCGTCCGCAATGCCCTTGAGGTTCCGATGCGCAAGATCGCTGAGAACGCTGGACAGGATGGCTCCGTCATCGTTTCCAATGTCCGCCAGCGTCAGGTTGAGGCCAAGAGCAACCAGATTGGTTTCAATGTTCTGACCGAAGAATATATCAATATGGTTGAAGGCGGCGTGATTGATCCTGCCAAGGTGACCCGTGGCGCTCTGGATAACGCAGCTTCAATCGCTGCCATGATCCTGACGACTGAAGCCCTGATCACTGACATCCCCGAGAAAGAACCCCAAATGCCCGCCGGCGGCCCCGGTATGGGCGGTATGGGCGGCTTCTAG